Below is a window of Pelorhabdus rhamnosifermentans DNA.
AAGAAAAAGAATCGTTCGGCGAGGTTAAAGTTTTCGTGCAAATGTTCAGCGGAATACCGATGCAGGTGAAATTGACCGACGGCGAGCGCGAGGAGCGCTTCGGCCTTCCAGAACGTTTCCAGGAAGCGATCTTGAAGCTT
It encodes the following:
- a CDS encoding virulence factor; this encodes FIAVERNARFDWKDILPKVRAAFGMDEAEEAEGRSEEKESFGEVKVFVQMFSGIPMQVKLTDGEREERFGLPERFQEAILKL